Proteins from one Pseudomonas sp. KBS0710 genomic window:
- a CDS encoding SDR family oxidoreductase produces MDNVSQAPLILITGGSRGVGAATARLAAERGYDVAISYVANESAALAVAADVEAMGRRALAMRADSADPQQVADLFAAIDRRFGRIDVLVNNAGTLAPQSRLEDLGFERMQRIFAVNAIGPILFAQQAVKRMAYRHNGPGGVVINVSSASARLGSPNEYVDYAASKGALETFTIGFAKEVAREGIRVNCIRPGHIYTDMHASGGEPGRVDRVKDSIPMGRGGQPEEVARAILWLASAEASFVTGTFLDVTGGK; encoded by the coding sequence ATGGATAACGTCTCGCAGGCACCGCTGATTCTCATCACGGGTGGCAGTCGTGGAGTGGGGGCAGCCACCGCCCGGCTGGCCGCCGAAAGAGGGTATGACGTGGCTATCAGCTACGTTGCCAATGAGTCCGCAGCGCTGGCCGTGGCTGCGGATGTAGAAGCAATGGGGCGCAGGGCGTTGGCGATGCGGGCCGACAGTGCCGACCCGCAACAGGTGGCCGACTTGTTCGCGGCCATCGATCGCAGGTTCGGACGTATCGACGTGCTGGTCAATAACGCCGGGACGCTGGCGCCTCAGTCTCGCCTGGAAGACCTCGGCTTTGAGCGGATGCAGCGCATCTTTGCGGTCAATGCCATTGGGCCAATACTCTTTGCCCAACAGGCGGTGAAGCGTATGGCTTATCGCCACAACGGTCCGGGCGGTGTGGTGATCAATGTCTCTTCGGCCTCGGCGCGCCTCGGCAGCCCCAATGAGTACGTCGACTATGCGGCGTCAAAGGGCGCGTTGGAGACATTCACCATCGGCTTTGCCAAGGAGGTGGCGCGCGAAGGCATACGCGTCAACTGTATTCGCCCCGGGCATATCTATACCGACATGCATGCCAGTGGCGGTGAGCCGGGGCGGGTCGATCGGGTCAAGGATTCGATCCCCATGGGGCGCGGTGGTCAGCCAGAGGAGGTGGCGCGCGCGATTCTATGGCTGGCGAGCGCGGAGGCATCCTTCGTTACCGGTACATTCCTTGACGTGACGGGCGGTAAATGA
- a CDS encoding DMT family transporter, whose product MPIHLIFLVLFAALLHASWNALLRSGADRLWSMTVMCIAIAIASVVAAPFMAPPAIESWGYALLSGLLHVGYNLFLVRSYRVGDLGQVYPISRGSSPVLITFGAAVFAGESITPGQLLGIALVSGGIISLAFRGRSLSVPSLPYALGTGGFIAAYSVVDGIGARLSGAPLAYTVWMCALWGVLMPLVYIGLRDTRSLFTVRPGTVTAVVGGLVSLLAYGMVIYAMNEAPLGAVSALRETSVLFAALIGYAFLGETLTTRRILACMVIASGTLIIG is encoded by the coding sequence ATGCCTATTCATCTTATCTTCCTCGTGCTGTTCGCCGCGCTCCTGCATGCCAGTTGGAACGCGCTGCTGCGTAGCGGCGCGGATCGGCTGTGGTCCATGACGGTGATGTGCATTGCCATCGCCATCGCCAGTGTCGTTGCTGCACCCTTCATGGCGCCTCCCGCGATTGAAAGTTGGGGCTACGCGCTGCTGTCGGGGTTGCTGCATGTGGGCTACAACCTGTTTCTGGTGCGCAGTTACCGGGTCGGCGACCTGGGGCAGGTTTATCCGATTTCACGTGGATCGTCGCCGGTGCTGATCACCTTCGGTGCCGCCGTGTTTGCCGGAGAAAGCATCACGCCCGGCCAGTTACTGGGTATTGCGCTGGTCTCAGGCGGGATTATTTCGCTGGCCTTCAGAGGGCGCAGTCTGTCGGTTCCCAGCTTGCCCTATGCGCTGGGAACGGGCGGCTTTATCGCGGCCTACAGCGTGGTCGACGGCATCGGTGCGAGGCTCTCCGGTGCGCCGCTTGCCTACACGGTGTGGATGTGCGCCCTGTGGGGCGTGCTGATGCCGCTGGTCTATATCGGCCTGCGCGACACCCGCAGCTTGTTCACCGTGCGGCCCGGAACAGTGACCGCGGTGGTCGGCGGGCTGGTGTCTTTGCTCGCGTATGGAATGGTCATCTACGCCATGAACGAAGCGCCCCTGGGCGCGGTATCCGCACTGCGCGAAACCAGCGTGCTGTTTGCGGCGTTGATCGGCTATGCGTTTCTCGGCGAGACCCTCACTACACGCCGAATACTGGCGTGCATGGTGATCGCCAGCGGCACTCTCATCATCGGCTGA
- the gcvA gene encoding transcriptional regulator GcvA encodes MRDLPPTATLRAFEVATRHPTFTAAAQELHVTQSAVSHQLKHLEALWGVQLFERGKALRLTAAGATLAPIVREFFISLEATLGDLREQKGRVRLSVSTTYSFALKWLLPRLPRLARQHPELLVSLDTTDKVIHFSRGQADVAIRLGKGNYPGLHSEFLFGEQVFPVASPDLLRRVGMPQSPADLLHLPLLTRDGAELVPKWEAWFETVGLAYLPLKESVRFGDTNMTVEAALLGQGVALVRSGHVENEISDGRLVRLFDIPLPSPLAYYFVCPKGIEAQPHIASFRQWLVGEALKVQA; translated from the coding sequence ATGAGAGATCTGCCGCCCACTGCGACCTTGCGTGCTTTTGAAGTTGCGACCCGCCATCCGACGTTTACAGCCGCCGCCCAGGAGTTGCATGTTACGCAAAGCGCGGTCAGTCACCAGCTCAAGCATCTGGAGGCGCTTTGGGGCGTGCAGTTGTTTGAGCGTGGCAAGGCGTTACGCCTCACGGCCGCCGGGGCTACGCTGGCGCCGATCGTGCGCGAGTTTTTCATCAGCCTGGAGGCGACGTTGGGTGACTTGCGCGAGCAAAAGGGCAGGGTTCGACTCAGCGTCAGCACCACCTATTCCTTCGCGCTCAAATGGTTGCTGCCACGCTTGCCACGTCTGGCTCGTCAGCACCCCGAGCTGTTGGTCTCGCTGGACACCACGGATAAAGTCATCCATTTCTCTCGCGGCCAGGCAGATGTTGCGATCAGGCTCGGCAAGGGCAATTACCCGGGTTTACATTCGGAGTTCCTGTTTGGGGAGCAAGTATTTCCTGTGGCCAGTCCCGATCTGCTGCGACGCGTGGGGATGCCGCAGAGCCCCGCAGACTTGTTGCACTTGCCGCTGCTGACGCGCGATGGCGCCGAGTTGGTGCCGAAGTGGGAGGCGTGGTTTGAAACCGTCGGCTTGGCCTATTTGCCGCTCAAGGAGAGCGTCAGGTTTGGCGATACCAACATGACGGTCGAGGCCGCCTTGCTCGGCCAGGGCGTTGCATTGGTGCGCAGCGGGCATGTCGAGAATGAAATCAGCGATGGCCGTTTGGTGCGGCTGTTCGATATACCGCTGCCATCGCCGCTGGCTTACTACTTCGTCTGCCCCAAGGGTATCGAAGCGCAACCGCATATCGCCAGCTTTCGCCAATGGCTGGTCGGCGAGGCGCTGAAAGTACAGGCGTAG
- a CDS encoding DUF1460 domain-containing protein, giving the protein MRTPFFVFVLVSMGLAGCGTSGATTGNHAVEHQQDASLAPAARLDPYTAGKLNAILQERPNYRLLGTGQQIGLISEAFLGTPYVANKLQGSLNTPEQLVVDFRGLDCFTYLDYVEALRQSTALSDFLKNLLRTRYVDSDIGFLNRKHFYTDWAYSGTYTPAEDITAQVSAHAVRSEKLLNQKADGSAYLPGLPVVPRTVTYIPAGFIDKTVIKRLHEGDFIGIYTPLAGLDVTHVGFFIMTDKGPVLRNASSHSGSQKVVDSPFLAYVANTPGIVVLRAKE; this is encoded by the coding sequence ATGCGTACACCTTTTTTTGTTTTTGTGTTGGTTTCGATGGGGTTGGCGGGGTGTGGTACGTCGGGGGCAACCACCGGTAATCACGCGGTTGAACATCAGCAGGATGCATCGCTGGCACCCGCTGCACGCCTGGACCCTTACACCGCCGGGAAGCTGAATGCGATCCTGCAAGAGCGTCCAAACTACCGGCTGCTTGGCACCGGCCAACAGATCGGTCTTATCTCGGAGGCCTTTTTAGGCACGCCCTATGTTGCCAACAAATTGCAGGGTTCACTGAACACGCCCGAACAGTTGGTGGTTGATTTCAGAGGCCTGGATTGTTTTACCTACCTGGATTACGTCGAGGCCTTGCGGCAATCGACCGCCCTATCGGACTTTCTGAAAAATCTGCTGCGCACACGTTATGTAGATAGCGATATCGGTTTCCTGAACCGTAAGCACTTCTACACCGATTGGGCCTACAGCGGCACGTACACGCCGGCTGAAGACATCACTGCGCAGGTCAGCGCCCATGCAGTTCGCAGCGAAAAACTCCTCAATCAAAAAGCCGACGGCAGTGCCTACCTGCCTGGCCTGCCCGTGGTCCCGCGCACAGTGACCTACATCCCTGCCGGCTTTATCGATAAGACGGTCATCAAGCGCCTGCACGAGGGCGATTTTATTGGCATCTATACGCCCCTGGCCGGGCTGGATGTGACCCATGTGGGGTTCTTTATCATGACCGATAAAGGCCCCGTGCTGCGCAATGCGTCCTCGCATTCAGGCAGTCAGAAGGTGGTGGATTCGCCGTTTCTGGCGTATGTGGCCAATACACCGGGGATTGTTGTGCTGAGGGCGAAGGAGTAG
- a CDS encoding AraC family transcriptional regulator, whose translation MTRVTLQDGLDIVRWQSTFEQPVELPLQDDSECIHFSFTNVLKGKAACSFRDGRRQRRYAIDEGAGNISFGRCRHGLYHQHGEIDNITVMIRPELLAQWELTLDPLLHKALACEHCFLDGHRSGEMSATAHMLGMAMGQGSELPPTPPRSSLWLYGQSVTLVSLFLEARQDATCTCRVSHTDRQRLVRARDRLLEDLGKAPSLSELARESGLSQPKLTRGFRQLFANSVYGMFQQTRMIQARSRLMSGNESVMRIASDLGYANASHFATAFRKQFGINPSMLKNGGRGKALSTL comes from the coding sequence GTGACCCGCGTCACATTGCAGGACGGCTTGGACATCGTGCGCTGGCAAAGCACGTTCGAGCAGCCGGTCGAGTTGCCTTTGCAGGACGACAGCGAGTGCATCCATTTCAGCTTTACCAATGTGCTCAAAGGCAAGGCCGCGTGCAGCTTTCGCGATGGTCGCCGGCAACGTCGCTACGCGATTGACGAAGGCGCCGGCAACATCAGCTTTGGGCGTTGCCGCCATGGCCTTTATCACCAGCACGGCGAAATCGACAACATCACGGTGATGATCCGCCCCGAATTGCTTGCACAGTGGGAGTTGACGCTGGACCCGCTGCTGCACAAAGCCCTGGCGTGTGAGCACTGCTTCCTCGACGGCCACCGCAGCGGTGAAATGAGCGCGACCGCGCACATGCTGGGCATGGCGATGGGGCAGGGCAGCGAACTGCCGCCGACCCCGCCGCGCAGCAGCCTGTGGCTGTATGGGCAAAGTGTCACGCTGGTAAGTTTATTCCTGGAGGCGCGCCAGGACGCCACCTGCACCTGCCGGGTCAGCCACACCGACCGGCAGCGCCTGGTGCGTGCCCGCGACCGCTTGCTCGAAGACCTGGGCAAGGCGCCGAGCTTGTCCGAGCTGGCGCGCGAATCCGGGCTGAGCCAGCCCAAGCTGACCCGCGGCTTTCGGCAATTGTTTGCCAATAGCGTCTACGGCATGTTTCAACAGACCCGCATGATCCAGGCGCGCAGCCGCTTGATGAGTGGCAATGAATCAGTGATGCGCATCGCCTCGGACCTGGGATACGCCAACGCCAGCCATTTCGCCACCGCGTTTCGCAAGCAATTCGGGATCAACCCGTCGATGCTCAAAAATGGCGGCAGAGGCAAAGCGCTTTCAACGCTATGA